GGTGAACTGCCGACCACGAAAAATCTTGCCCGGGGCAGCCGGCTTTTAACCAGAGGAAAAATCTCTCGGGCAAAGTAGGTCACTCCATCTACATTGGGGAGATAATCCATTACCCCCGTAAAGATTAACGCATGGGGGTCGTATTCTGTCCTGGCCTCTACTGCTGGCGGCTGGAAGTAGTCACTGTCTACTCCATTAGGAATAATTTCGATAGCCGGATGAGAGGCAAAAGAGGCGAACACCTCTTCCTCCTGCTTGGAAATAAAGGTTAAATAATCAAAAGAGGCGGCTGTTTCAGCCTCATACCGGCGGAGCCGTCCGGCCTCCCAACGATAAATCAGGGAAAGAGGTGGTCTGCTCCATTCGGCGTACTGTCTCCACTTATCCGAATCAACATCACAAAGATCAACCACCTTGGGTATTCCTTTTATATCCTTGATATATTCGATCATAGAAGAAGAATGAATCATTATCAGGTCAAATCTTTCCTTATCTATCTTTGTTTTTACCATCTTAGACAACCTTGGAGAGTAGAAATGAGCCACGGTCAATGACTTCCCTGAAAGGAGGGCGGATCCCAATCTAAATTTGGCTGACCAACCCCCCACATTAGCCACCCCAATATCATCACAATAAGGCGTCAGCCCGGCCACATTTTTTGACTCTGCCTCAGAGAGGATGGGGCAGAGAAGAGAAATACGATGTTCTCTGGCCAGGTGCCTGATGATGTTAAAACTCCTTAGGGTGCTCCCTTTATTAGGCGGATAAGGGAGGCGATGGGATAAGAATAATATATTCATAGCGTAATTTCGGATTGCGGAATGCGGATTGCGGAATGAAGAATCCGCAATCCGCAATCTCGAATTGCGAATTGCGAATCGCGAATCTATTTTTTACAATGACCCGACAAATGGCTAAAGAACCTTTGGTAAACGAATCTAACGAATTAAACGAAAAAGTAACTATTCAGCCACAAAGCCACTAAGTCACGAAGAAAATAATGGGATAGCCTACGACATTACGGTAACTTTAGCTATTTATCGGGTTGTTGTTTTTTAATTCGCGATTCGCGATCCGCGATTCGCGATCCGCGATTCGCAATCCGCAATCCGAAATCCGCAATTAGACCAGATATTTAACCAGGGGGGGACCTAAGACCTTGGTTACTGAGAGGGGCAGCCTCTTCCAGATCCTTCGAGGCAGATCATATTTGGGGTTAGCCGGACTGACATTAGGAATCTTATCGGTTTTGTTGAGATAATATTGATAAGGCAAAGGCTGCGGCGTGATTCCCCAATGTTCCTTGAAATGGTAAGAACCAGCATCTTTCCTTGATCGACCAAAATCAAAATATCGATAACCCTGGTTGCAGCCATATTCCATCAGCTTCCAGTACATGAAATTATTGGGAGAGTAGCCTAAATACTCTTTAAGGCTTCCTCCATAGTAAGGATTAACGGTGTTTTTAAAGAAGAAGACCATAACAGAAGCAATTACCTTATCATGGAGCTTGACGGAGAGGATATTTATCTTCCGGCCAAATTCCTCCAGCAGGTTTTGGAAAAATCGAAAAGAAAAGATAGGGGTCCCCAGGTTTCTCAGGGAATGATTGTAGATGTCATAAAACTCCTTTAACCGGTCCGGGTTCATCTCTGCCTTAAGGGAAGAAACCACGCCTTTTTTGGCTGAACCGCGGGCCTTTCTTTTGAGACTTCTCCAGCATTCCCTTGGATCGGCCGGCAGCTCTTTAATGAAGGTTTCATAAAGATTTTTTACCGGGAAATCGAGCCCATTCTTTTTTATATTCCTGAGTTCAAGATATTCAAAATCTTCCTCTTTAGCTATTCTTTTCGCTTCATCAACTATGAGGCATTCGGCCTCCCGATTATCAAAACACATCCCCCCGTAAACCGCAAAGGGCAGAGAGACAAGAGACCTGCCAAAAAGCCTGCTGGTAATGCTAAAAAGAGGCAGTATCCCGCGGATATCTCCCTCCTCTTCTGCCAGCAGATACCGGCTCTTATGTCCAAAACTGCGCTCGATGACTCTCTTCCAACCGATTTGATGGAAAAAACTGGATTCAGGATGCCGGTTCACATAATCATCCCATTTCTGGGTCCATTCCTGACTAAAGGTTCTGACTTTCATTTTAGTCCTCCTCACCTTCGTTGACCTGACATTTTTTATTACAGCAATTTTTAGGCCAACTTTGCCTAACTAAAAATTTTTTTTGGCCCCACCATGCTAATGCTTTATTTTTCAAGAGTTAGCCGTTATCATTTCCCTGATATCCCCCAATAATCTTAATTAGAAACAGCCTGAATGCCAATTTTCTTTACAATCATCTTTACGGCTAATCCCTCGTTCAGGGTATTCACCCTAAAAACAAGCATGCCGCCTGAATTGTTCAGGATAAAGATACGGTAATGCCCCAATTTTTTCATTTTTTTGGGACATCTCCTTGACAGAACATGATTCTTAT
This window of the bacterium genome carries:
- a CDS encoding TIGR03087 family PEP-CTERM/XrtA system glycosyltransferase; protein product: MNILFLSHRLPYPPNKGSTLRSFNIIRHLAREHRISLLCPILSEAESKNVAGLTPYCDDIGVANVGGWSAKFRLGSALLSGKSLTVAHFYSPRLSKMVKTKIDKERFDLIMIHSSSMIEYIKDIKGIPKVVDLCDVDSDKWRQYAEWSRPPLSLIYRWEAGRLRRYEAETAASFDYLTFISKQEEEVFASFASHPAIEIIPNGVDSDYFQPPAVEARTEYDPHALIFTGVMDYLPNVDGVTYFAREIFPLVKSRLPRARFFVVGSSPAKSVKALAKIEGVVVTGGVPDVRPYLINSAVSCVSLRMARGVQNKILEAMACGTPVVTTSKAFEGLDALPPQSVRLADTPSEFAQQVVKIMTDRQLRAKLSVEGQRLVKERYNWDTLLSKLDQIMSRIGCQKSD
- a CDS encoding FemAB family XrtA/PEP-CTERM system-associated protein; the encoded protein is MKVRTFSQEWTQKWDDYVNRHPESSFFHQIGWKRVIERSFGHKSRYLLAEEEGDIRGILPLFSITSRLFGRSLVSLPFAVYGGMCFDNREAECLIVDEAKRIAKEEDFEYLELRNIKKNGLDFPVKNLYETFIKELPADPRECWRSLKRKARGSAKKGVVSSLKAEMNPDRLKEFYDIYNHSLRNLGTPIFSFRFFQNLLEEFGRKINILSVKLHDKVIASVMVFFFKNTVNPYYGGSLKEYLGYSPNNFMYWKLMEYGCNQGYRYFDFGRSRKDAGSYHFKEHWGITPQPLPYQYYLNKTDKIPNVSPANPKYDLPRRIWKRLPLSVTKVLGPPLVKYLV